tctatatatttttcatttatttactaTTTGGGGGtgttgtgattggtgtgacttgagtgcacatttgatgaagTGCATTCATGTGTAacctttgggatggaatcccatgaatgtgttaaGTTAGAGTATTAAGTTgattattgtggtttatgatgatgattaaagtatggattaatgaggaaatgaagtatgagttaatcaagggagttatgggacttaatgaagaagtgcaaaggtttagttcaagatgctctacagTGTAAGGTCGAGCAACTATAGACAGAAGCCTTCTGAAGTACCGCTcaaccagctcgctcgaccgagcgagcttcaggatGGGTCGAACGAGTAGACAGAATGCAGACAGACACTTCCTGTATCCCGCTCGACcaggccgctcgaccgagcgagcccctgctttggtcgagcgatgtttcTGATGCTCCTAAAATGTTGTTTTATGACTCTTCATGTACttagggatgtttcattatcatttaatcatagctttaatgtacttaatgtaacttagtgtgatctctcctataaatagagctcTCATTCATCAAAAGAAACATccacaaatacaccccaagccaaacactagcctatatctcttctctattgtaattctccatatttgagagttctttgaactccttttgataatataagagatactacacaccggaggacgtagccttagttgggtgaacctcgttaaatctttgtgtcgtttttattgctttactttctcctacaaacatcgaaaTCATTgttagcgtaatttgtttgtcactaaacttcatacacttgatcttggcaatattagagtttgaaacacatcgttcgaactctaatacatcgtcgttctCAGGGGGCATTTACCTTAATTACTTTCAATTACATAGAATCAAGCttgtagaaaaataaaaaaatttagcaAACTTATAAAAGCAtggagtattttttttcataattactCGAGCGTTTTCCAATAGTTGAATCGTAGTAGATTGATGAGGCACATTCCCTCTATTTCAAAGGATtagtctcatttgattttttagtcgtcatcatcatacccagtgtgtCCTACTTATAAAAAACTAAGGTTAGAGTTTGGAGAGGGAAGGACGacagcaactcatacccataaagaaaagCGCGAcaactcatttgattttttagtcttttttattaatttacctcatttttattattaactatgACTTACACATTTTTTTCGCTTTTTCATATACTATACTAactctttttactttttttgtttttcacctCATCTATACTTGAGGCTATTTTTTTATGATAGAGTGAGTAGATTACATCAAAATAAACACATACTTCCAAGCctatttcaaaaatttaaatcatagAAGTATTGCAAATAAAATTGGACTACATTATGTGACATGCCAACGCATTTTGTGGTGTACCCCTATTATTTTATGCTTTTAGTAACACTAATTATACAAACTCCTATAATATACTGGACATTTTTTATTAGACCAATTCACtgaaaatgtctcatttctatttatgttattttttttacccttttaccCTTAATACAACAACGcaataacacataaatatcaatgTCCTTTATGGAAAAAGAGAATTTTCCACCCACTTTTAAGTGGTTCTCCACTCCTTGTTAATTTTAGTGCAAAACTCAAATGTCTCATTCTCtatgaataagagggagtaattAATATGATTTGTATTAATCACTACTAATAAACTCTGTTTTGTATATAGATATTATTGTATCGGCAAATTTGATGCTACAAATCCAACTTTTTTGCTTTTCTAAAAAGATCTCATGCATTTTCcaatttataacaataaaatacGATTCCAAACCTTTATGAAAAGGTTCCAAATACACATTCATAAGACCAActtataacaaaaatataaaaacttcgTATTTCCTCGTTTTCactttaattgtttaatttgattttttaattctatttatcattcatttttattatgtgctttgtttttaatttataagttaaaatataatcatgtgggatcttgtttgattcgtcttattgtaaattttattaatatcaactttataatttttattcaagcacaattagagatattttttatattgaaaacATACATTGACAATGTGttaaaattaaatgggacatttaaaGTAAATAGGAGGAAatatgatttataatgaaaCCAAATTAAACATAACTcttgtcaaaataaaaaaattcgaaTTTGATTGCTAAATGTCACTACAATCTACAACACtatactaatattttcaatcttagatattttttaggtttataaATGGTCAAGTGGGTTCAACACAATaggcttattttattttttctttattatacaTATCAAATATACATAAATTTTCAAGAGTCGAAAGAGTAAAGTTGGGTCAAATGACCCCatagcttttatttttatatattatatattatataattgagaaattatcaatggtgcccttgtactattgaaaaattacaatggtaccgaactgcatttcagtggtatccccaattatatggtaattacaactgtgaccttaatgatgaattttccgttaaatgtccgttaaatttggaatttaacctaaccatggttagtttcttcatctttttcccttttctctttcatggctgctcttcttccatggcaGCTCTTCTTCCATGGTTAGTATGGAATTAGTCTTTGAATCTTTGCATTAGAAATACACTTACAAAACCCCACAATTCCTTCTAATTCAGTGTAATCCTAATTCCAGTACAAGCTCTTTCTCGGCATTAAATTTCTGGAAATTAGCTTCATGCTGCTGCATATAGAAACACACCCAATAATCAGCAATCAATTCAGGACTAATTCAAGATAATTTGGGGTTTACCCGAAATTTGAGGGTATGGGATTTGGATTTGATTTGTAGTTTCAATATTTAAGCAGATTAATCCATGGCTTGATGCTACCATTGAAAAGATATTAGAAAATTGAGTTGATTTTTCTCAAATGAATTAAATTTTGtgatgattttgatgattttcaaaatcaaatgacaGTAAGAAAGTTTTTGTGTTGATTAGAATGGATTGATAATCAGAAAAAGGGGAATTTTTGAGGTGTAAAGAAGCGAAATTCTGGGTTGAGATTATAAAATTCCAATTCTTGAAAACACATTTGCAAAGTAGAAGGGATTTAATTGGTTACGGAAAGAGTATCATTGTAAAACACAAAACTTACAATACTTAAAGCCAAGACTTTATTTGAAGAATACCCAATAATATACCCAGTTAgattattgaatttttaatttatgcTGGAGTTGTCTTGTCTTGTAATTTGGAagctttttcttaattttttcttgAACTATGAAGTTTTTGGGTGAGATAATTGGGGGGTTTAATACTGGAAGCTCATCTTAAAGGTTTAAAGAAAAGAGTATCCGTCTCTTAGATTCCATACTAAGctgccatggaaggagagcaggaaaagggaggaagaagaagaagaacctaaccatggttaagtcattcgagatttaacggcaacttaacggaaaattgattaatagtgtcacggttgtaattagcatataattggggggtaccactgaaatgcagttgggtaccattgtaatttttcaatagtacaagggtaccattgataatttccctatataatttaatattactggTTTTAAAACAAATGAACCGAGCAATGTTCTATGCAGATTTCGACCTAGCTAGATTTTTGGGtgtatattaatatatgttGATTTTCTTGGGGATGTCTTATATGATATTAATTATTTGTGTTCACCGGGAATTAGGGTTTGGTTCATTGGGAAGAAGACTTGTTGTAGTTTGCGTCTCCATACGTGTGCATGAGAATCCCATGTTCTTCATCCTTGtacttaatttgttaattaattgataattaaaaGTATCCAATTCTTTGTAGAATGCTCCAAATGCATGCAGCCAAAATAAGTTTTtagattaatattattttgtgtgGTACACATCTTAtacttcaattttaaatttgttcttTCAAGCTTTCATGAAGACTATGTCTACGTCTTGATATAATTAATTTACTTGCAATTTACAAATTAAGGTGTACATAGagataagttgcatttttttatGACAGGTAGACCGAGAAAAAGGGAAGATTATGTGAAAATTAAGTTTACGATATTATCCGGAAAAAGTGATATTTATTTCAACTGAGATAAAATTCGATTCTCTAGAGATAAATGCATCCAAATTAatgtaaataaagtaaaaatttaaatatactctaaaataattgttattttatctattttaaaaTACCTTCAAATACAAAAAACACCCATTCTTGTCAAAGTCAAGATATCTATTCATCAGCAAATTTGGTTGTCTAATTGCCGGAGAGCAattttaatatacattaaaaaaatattggaaaAGAACGGTTTGCATTTTATAGGAATGCTATAGAATATCAAATATTATCTATAATAAActctatattatatttattttgtacaAAAATGATATCaccttaaaaataattttctcaaACTTAAATTATGAGAGGATGTTCGttttagaaaattttgaaaaaactaaaTTATTTCTATGCTTAGTTTAATTtggatttattaaatttaaggctttaacattattatagctcgacaaattaattatatgctgatttaattttattttttatatgggTTTATATTTTCAGATTGATTGGACTATAGATTAATTGGGACTGAATGGGTCCCATTTGTCCACTACGAAGATTACTATATATGATTATACAATGATGATCAGTTATGAGCAAATAGTAATGAGCAATGAGTGAGTGAATGAGGCGATGAAGGCAGTAACCAAAGCAGCAAGTAAATCAAAAAAGATGGAAATTGGAAAGGAACACAACATATAGAGAGGCAGAGAGCATCATTTCACATGGACTGCATCCCAACACTCATCTATCCCATTCTCACTTCTCACCTATCACTATACCAATACTCTTTAGGTCCcttttaatttgcatcattttctattttagtccgttttacttaatttgcatcacttttatttttaaactatgATTCATCACTTCCTTTTAATCacattcatacattttaactttctttcaatttcatctatacaattcattctctctctttatttattaccattatctatctttttcttaaaaaacaacACATTTCTCTTTAATGCAAATCATTCAGGACGGAGGAAGTACTTCAGTTTTTTTATACACATGAAATACCCCATGCAATAGATCTACTACTTGTAGTATTAGCACTATTATTTATTCGGCTTGATACAAGCATTAAGGAAATGATTGATTGATAGCAAGATACTATTGCTTTCTTTAAACAATGACATAAGTGTATGAATTACTGAGATATGGAGTaggaataaaatataaataaataaaataattaataagttaCGACACTCCATAACAAGGTAGTAAATATTGTGAAACGAATAGAAAAAAGTGTAACAAATATTATAGAACGGAGTAGTAgcaaattatttggtataactttTATATGTAAATGAACTAATATTTTGTCCTTTGAATTTCTTCAATACGCAAGTGATTAATGTATCAAATTTGGGAAAATACATACTTCATCTAACAGAACATGTAGAATGGGGAGTATATCTAAATAAATGGTTGTTGCTGGTTTGACTAACCGGAAATATTAGCCTATAAATCAACTGTTATGAAAGtatttagtaaaaattaattgtattaattatttatttgagaaaaaataaaaaactaaaaattaatgaaaaaactaTTCCAAATACATctaataacattttattttggacttaaaaatcatttatgaaaaactttgttttaattatttgaccaaaaaaagccaaaaaacgaGTGCAAACACTCAAAAGTGTAGATTATGTAGAGTACTACAATTTCTGAAACAGTTTTGCTGACAATCACTTTTTTGGGTCTACACAACACAGCTGAGAGTAGTGTAATTATGATATAATCATGGTGATTGAAAAGACCATAAGAAAGCCAACTCACTTTTCTAAGCTTCCTATTTTCGTACCTTTTTCTATCCAATTCACACTTGCATTTGCTTAATATTTGCCTTTCTCTCTTTACCTTTTAGCTTTTCTTATGATCCCCAAAATCCATAATTTTTAAATCTATAAGGATTAAGTATAAGAATTCCCTCTTTATCTTATACTCAAAAAAAATTCCCCCTTtatctatttaaaaaaaatatactcttttGTCCCgtttaaaaactaataaattagtttaataaaaaagtgataaaatatttagaaattagataaaatgtaaaaaattaaaattgaatttaaaaaaatttatttggacaaactaaaataaaaaaaaagacaaattaaatGAGATATAGAAGTACTATATTATTTGACCTATaacattaatgataataatgataatacaaTAGAATATTTAGTCTTGTGTATGgatataaaaatatatcaaatatcaTCAACTTATCACATCAAATTCACTTGTAATTGTGTGCAATTATTATGGAAACTTTGAGGattgttaaaatataaatttgaatttatcaCCAACTCACGTgttgaatatattatattatatttatcttttattttgttttctaatttaCTATATCAAAtacatttaatattattattattattattattattattattattttgttaaggAACACCCCTTAAGGCGTTCATTAGCCTTTTGCCTTTTATAATAGTATCTTTTGATTATTGACGCTAATTTGTAATCATTCGTTGATATACAATATATTTGACAAACTAGCTATGAAACCATTAAAAAGAATGTTTTccttttttagatatttttcatctcataattattattcataCGGAGTATTATCCattcataaaatattatttagatactaatattaatatttaacttTATAACTATATTATATCACATAAATTTGAATAACTTTAAGTGAATTGAAAGTCAACATAGACTACTTAACCCTAACAaatgaaaacttatttttttacctAGCTAAGTATATTAAGAAcctatattatataaataaaagtaatcaaatttattaattacaaaataataataaattatttaagagtagaaaataggaaaaagaaaggGCAGTTAGCTAGAGGACAATAAGAAAAACACAGTAGCCAGTAAATCTGTGGTACTCTATACAATCCTACACCATTTTTGATTCTCTCTCTCACCCACATACCTAATCCTTATACTTCTGGTTGTTAATCCttgtattttaatttaacttttgtaatatttcttattttaagtTAGTGATAGTTTAttactttctttaatttttatctatatatattttttattttttttcacttttaaatCTACCTATACAATTTAATACTTTCTTCGTTATCTGATATTTGGTTAATTTCTTTTTGCAcgcaatttaatatatattttgacataaaaaatttttattttgactaaataaaaattataaaaattatatattaaaatactaattgttaagaataagaataaaaaaaattctatttaaatatattatttcataTATGCAAGAGTAGAAATTCCCATAATAAAATTGAAGATAAATAGTGTTATCAATATATCGAATATTATGTCAATTATTTATATTGCAATATGTAAAACGAATGAAATCTTTCTTTCTTATCAcgaggaagagagagaaaatgccATGAAATGTGAACAAAGGAAGGGCCCACCATTTTTAAAACTATGGCTGACCAACTTTGATTAAAGAGCTTGTATGAAAAAAGAAACAAGACGACGTACACAAGAGAAACAGACATAAACAAACATTAGTACTACAATCTCTAGGAGAAAACTTTTAgttgtttttttcaatttcaaaattaacacaataaaattaaattttatctcagttaaaatatatattacaatttaATATGTTCTTTTGTTAGATTATACAATATATTTTGAAATCTTAattatcagcttaagcttttaattGAGTTAGTTCCTTGACATGATATCATAAAGTATGTTATACAATCTAACACCTTTGATTCTCGATATAAGACCTTTTTCTTCTCTTAGCCTACATAGTAGACCTAAAAAGACCAAAAACAAACACAACTTAATACTTCTACATGGTTATTGGAATAGTAAATAAATTGAAGTATGTATTTGGTTTGTTCTATGATTTGGGGGtttgttgttcttttggcaTAATCCGTGAGAATAGAATTAAAGAGAggaaaaatttgaatattttgtgtttgtttctctagaatatatatatatatatatatatatatatatatatatatatatatatatatatatatatatatatatatatatattacttccCTTGTTTCTTTCCTAGTTCCTTGTAATACCtgtttttgtttattaaagtttaaatagttttgtgtttcTTGGAAGTTTGTTGTTTGATATAAACTTACAATAAGTCCAACAACAAACATGAATTTGCAAGCTATTGGAGGAGATGGTTTTTCTTTATCTTCTTCTATTAGAGGATTTTCTCATCAaaaacatcttcatcttcaacaaCAACAACCTAGTAATGTCAATAATAATCCTAATCATCCTCCTCCTCCTTCCAAGAAGAAGAGAAATCTCCCGGGAACACCAGGTAACTTCATTCATTTtctaatagagtatataacatattataattcTGATAGaatttataacatattttgagacTAAAATCATAAGATTAAGCtattaattgatttggtttCTTGATATCGTATTAGAAGCCAAAACGCGACAAAAGGGTCACGATTTTGAATTCTATTCACCCCTCACTTAAACACTGATATCTTAGAGCCATGTATGATTAGGGTTTGTGTTGCATCCACGGTTCTAACCTTAAAGCTCTTAAGTGATGGCGTGTGTTAGAGTATGTAAATACCTTAAAACTGTGAGTCAATGATCATTTTTGTTGATTTGGGCGCTTGATATGATATCaaacaactcaatcaaaagtgtAATATAATCTAATGGTTGTAATTAAccctaagatatgttatattttctatcagtgttaattattattattattattattattattattataatcattaatatatgtaaaatgatatgaaaaatgaatgaattACAGATCCAGATGCAGAAGTGATAGCATTATCACCAAAGACACTAATGGCAACAAATAGATTCATATGTGAAATATGCAATAAAGGGTTTCAAAGGGATCAAAACCTTCAACTCCATAGAAGAGGACACAATTTACCATGGAAACTAAAACAAAGAAGCAATAAAGAAGTAGTAAAGAAGAAGGTTTACATTTGCCCTGAAAAAACATGTGTACATCATGACCCTTCAAGAGCTCTTGGTGATCTTACTGGTATTAAAAAACATTTCAGCAGAAAACATGGtgaaaaaaaatggaaatgtGAAAAGTGTTCTAAGAAATATGCTGTACAATCTGATTGGAAAGCTCATACTAAAACTTGTGGTACTAGGGAGTACAAATGTGATTGTGGTACACTCTTTTCCAGGTAAcctaaacaattttttttcttaaataaagtaGAATTTTAGCTGATCGGAGTGACTGATTTAAAAACCGCTTAAGTTGTTTCAAGTAGCCAACTTACCAAACCCTATGGATCTTCTTTTCGTAAATAAAGGATCGGAGATTGATAGTTGATTGAAGTGACTGATTTAACAATTATATGTTATTTCAACTAGCGCTCAACTTACCAAACACTAACATTAGATGGTTTGAACACCAACTATCTATTTATTTTGCCCAACTCCTAGatcaataaaaatgatttttagggtttgtttttattttgagcAATAACCTTgtgttttttgtttaaaatttttgtaggAAAGATGGTTTTATTATTCATAGAGctaaaattataacttataagttgTTTCAACTGGCCAACCTATCAAACATTAGTATGAGATGGTTTACCACCAATTAACCATCTATTTgtactaaaataaactaaaattatccGGCAAACTATTTTGTCGAACACCTAGCTCGATCAATATAAatgatttttagggtttcatttaattttgagCAATAAATGTTATTTGGGGTAATGaattaatgttatattttatgtttaaaattattgtaggaaagaTAGTTTTATTACACATAGAGCTTTTTGTGATGCTCTTGCTGAAGAAAGTACAAGTACAAATACAATTGCTCCGTCAAGTACTCTAAGTTTCAATACTGATCCTACTAACAAATCTATGCTTAATAATAGTGGGTTTGTTAGTCAAGGACTTGATCAACATCATGTCCCTGGAATTTCACACTTCATCAATTCAGGTTTTCGACCCCATTTTACCAACATGGCTCCTGCTAATCTCACTTCAGGTTTGTACCTaactttttgtattttgaacTAATTTTATTGTCTAAACCTATACACTTGATATGTAGGATGGCAAAATCGTTATATTAAACATAGAAGTTGATAAGCACgttattttatccaaaaattatgataataatattagtgtatataatattgttggTCAAAATTATGCGTTTCTCGTAAAATTGGTACATTTCTAGAGAAACCAGTATTTTCGTATAAAGTTAGAGTTCGGGgagaaaaatagtaaatatatcaTACTCGTACCTCCTCCATTGAGAAAACAAAGAGAATTGCGCTCGGTCAATTAAACTCCAAACAAAACAAGCCCTGAAAAATGACATATATCAAAGATGTCAAACCGGTTATTTATAAGAATAGGCACACACTTCTTGTATGATCTAACCTATGGTCACATTATGCACAATATCTAATAGAATCCACTCAATGCATCAGATAAACATAAAAACTTTCAACCATAATATatcaaattgatattttatttgaagaattaattcaattaaaagcTCAATTTGATGGTTATAGCTTATATATACTCCATTCGTAATAACTTAAATCAACTATAATCATTTGCTGTTCT
The sequence above is drawn from the Amaranthus tricolor cultivar Red isolate AtriRed21 chromosome 5, ASM2621246v1, whole genome shotgun sequence genome and encodes:
- the LOC130813693 gene encoding zinc finger protein JACKDAW-like isoform X1; the encoded protein is MNLQAIGGDGFSLSSSIRGFSHQKHLHLQQQQPSNVNNNPNHPPPPSKKKRNLPGTPDPDAEVIALSPKTLMATNRFICEICNKGFQRDQNLQLHRRGHNLPWKLKQRSNKEVVKKKVYICPEKTCVHHDPSRALGDLTGIKKHFSRKHGEKKWKCEKCSKKYAVQSDWKAHTKTCGTREYKCDCGTLFSRKDSFITHRAFCDALAEESTSTNTIAPSSTLSFNTDPTNKSMLNNSGFVSQGLDQHHVPGISHFINSGFRPHFTNMAPANLTSGLPAEMIEMATTTNLLNSCSTPNVSSSFSLTPKEKGKNNNNNTNLVQTLGSLYSHNQTNSNTLTPMSATALLQKAAQMGSTRSNNNSSFQGTSMGVPEAFSGSENISNGDGRFVGSSTVGSSMAATSVSNLSQLMMNPNMVGTKTHNDSGANGLTRDFLGMRPIGDGGTRPFLPQDLVSFGSMSSSMGRFDVGFGNN
- the LOC130813693 gene encoding zinc finger protein JACKDAW-like isoform X2; the encoded protein is MNLQAIGGDGFSLSSSIRGFSHQKHLHLQQQQPSNVNNNPNHPPPPSKKKRNLPGTPDPDAEVIALSPKTLMATNRFICEICNKGFQRDQNLQLHRRGHNLPWKLKQRSNKEVVKKKVYICPEKTCVHHDPSRALGDLTGIKKHFSRKHGEKKWKCEKCSKKYAVQSDWKAHTKTCGTREYKCDCGTLFSRKDSFITHRAFCDALAEESTSTNTIAPSSTLSFNTDPTNKSMLNNSGFVSQGLDQHHVPGISHFINSGFRPHFTNMAPANLTSEMIEMATTTNLLNSCSTPNVSSSFSLTPKEKGKNNNNNTNLVQTLGSLYSHNQTNSNTLTPMSATALLQKAAQMGSTRSNNNSSFQGTSMGVPEAFSGSENISNGDGRFVGSSTVGSSMAATSVSNLSQLMMNPNMVGTKTHNDSGANGLTRDFLGMRPIGDGGTRPFLPQDLVSFGSMSSSMGRFDVGFGNN